From a single bacterium genomic region:
- a CDS encoding glycosyltransferase family 4 protein: protein MRVLLTCHVRFASAMAWYTLHLARGLKKAGHEVYLSSQRGSPLAEWSAKHDIPGSSEHDFHSPNPVEICRSISKLSSAIRSFGPDILNPHCPPGHALLAIASHGRLPIVRTVAEPRSPKRHIANKLLHEKLTHGIIYSTSSSLPRYLKAFDLTGVFQEVIHPGLDLEMFPPVAAGGYRSALGINSECTFAAIIARMSPEKGQELAISALARLTPHERSQIAVLLTGDDSKERTAADLRNLAIQKGTIECLHFLPRLEDVRPLLSEIDVGIITSIRSEAVCRVALEYMAYSKPIISTDVNILSEVVRDGVNGWNVPVNNIEGMAHALREAIANSVLRRKLGDAGRALLEREFTLESMVENTIEHYKRVIALRNSA, encoded by the coding sequence ATGCGTGTACTTTTGACCTGCCACGTGCGATTTGCCAGCGCAATGGCATGGTATACACTTCACCTGGCGCGTGGGCTGAAAAAGGCGGGACATGAAGTGTATCTGTCGTCACAGCGAGGGTCGCCACTTGCTGAGTGGTCGGCAAAGCACGATATTCCCGGATCGTCCGAGCATGATTTTCACAGTCCAAATCCAGTCGAGATATGCAGATCAATATCGAAGCTTAGTTCTGCGATACGATCGTTTGGACCCGATATTCTGAACCCGCATTGCCCGCCCGGCCATGCACTTCTTGCAATTGCCTCGCATGGTCGTTTACCAATTGTAAGAACTGTAGCCGAGCCCCGGTCACCAAAACGGCATATTGCCAACAAGCTGTTACACGAAAAACTAACTCATGGGATCATCTACTCGACGTCATCCAGTCTGCCAAGATACCTGAAGGCATTTGATCTCACGGGAGTTTTCCAAGAAGTTATTCATCCCGGCCTTGACCTTGAGATGTTCCCGCCGGTCGCCGCTGGCGGCTATCGCAGTGCATTGGGAATAAACAGTGAATGCACTTTCGCCGCAATAATTGCGCGAATGAGTCCGGAAAAGGGTCAGGAGCTGGCTATCTCCGCACTTGCACGTCTGACTCCACATGAGCGAAGTCAAATTGCAGTCCTATTGACTGGTGATGACAGCAAAGAGAGAACTGCCGCCGATCTGCGAAACCTTGCAATACAAAAGGGCACCATTGAGTGCTTGCACTTTTTACCGCGGCTTGAAGATGTTCGGCCGCTTCTCTCTGAGATTGACGTCGGTATCATAACATCGATTCGCAGCGAAGCTGTTTGCCGGGTGGCACTGGAATACATGGCCTATTCTAAACCAATCATTTCTACTGACGTGAACATTCTCAGTGAAGTTGTACGTGACGGTGTGAATGGATGGAATGTCCCTGTGAATAACATTGAGGGAATGGCTCACGCGTTAAGAGAGGCAATTGCGAATTCAGTTTTGCGTCGCAAATTGGGCGACGCCGGCAGAGCCCTTCTAGAACGGGAGTTCACGCTTGAAAGCATGGTAGAAAACACGATTGAACATTATAAACGTGTTATTGCACTCAGGAACTCTGCATGA
- a CDS encoding energy-coupling factor ABC transporter ATP-binding protein, producing the protein MTEVISCCELVYTHGGRSGAIQGVSARFFRGTVNYIVGPSGAGKTTLALLFAGVFTPESGNVRRPQFELPGLVLQFPEELFLTDSVEEELALIPDSEAEGVVLEALNELGLPFSDIFNQRLKSLSFGQKRLFAAALQTALSASVMIFDEPTLGLDERNLSVISNWIKSRCDNDMCAIVVTHDLDLMKQLPGTVIALDRGKIVWSGETRELLRSKDILNLTNLN; encoded by the coding sequence ATGACAGAAGTCATTTCGTGTTGTGAATTGGTCTACACACACGGCGGGCGATCCGGTGCAATTCAAGGTGTAAGTGCGCGCTTTTTCAGAGGCACGGTTAACTACATTGTCGGACCGTCAGGTGCTGGAAAGACGACTCTCGCTCTGCTCTTTGCGGGTGTATTTACACCCGAATCCGGCAATGTCAGGAGACCCCAATTCGAATTACCCGGCCTCGTACTTCAATTTCCTGAGGAACTCTTTCTAACCGATTCCGTTGAAGAAGAGCTTGCGCTGATTCCAGACAGCGAAGCCGAAGGCGTTGTGCTTGAAGCGCTTAATGAACTTGGTCTCCCTTTTTCTGACATTTTCAATCAGCGGCTCAAAAGTCTGTCATTCGGTCAGAAACGGCTGTTCGCGGCCGCCTTGCAAACTGCGCTGTCGGCCTCGGTAATGATATTCGATGAGCCGACGCTCGGTCTCGACGAAAGAAATCTTAGCGTGATTTCAAATTGGATAAAATCGCGATGTGACAATGACATGTGCGCAATTGTTGTTACACACGATCTTGACTTGATGAAACAGCTTCCGGGAACTGTAATTGCATTAGATCGAGGGAAGATTGTCTGGAGCGGGGAGACACGAGAACTCCTCAGAAGCAAAGACATTCTGAATCTGACTAATCTTAACTAA
- a CDS encoding glycosyltransferase — translation MMKPEIGIAIPAYKSVTRLKRCLESIERVNKCLLEATTVVDDSGDGSVASVLASCYPQVNWIENQSNTGFACAANTAVRECASKWVLLLNDDVELVEDFSTYLLPMLDDNKLFAVAFRSIDEHGAFREGAKRLSWRFGIAKIFHNPSDQNWTGIGVAMTAYAVGGHAVFNREIFTQLNGFDAYFAPFYWEDVDLSIRAANTGHRIIYLESCKVMHRQDGAIKSSSSSAQIRYYTWRSRIRFSLRHASGIHRILLPIGVSWHFLQSIVVGDLARTRAIASCLYSSSRG, via the coding sequence ATGATGAAGCCGGAGATTGGAATTGCCATACCCGCCTACAAGAGTGTCACAAGACTGAAGCGCTGCTTGGAATCCATTGAACGAGTCAACAAGTGCCTCCTTGAAGCAACAACTGTGGTGGACGACAGCGGGGACGGTTCTGTTGCCTCAGTTCTTGCGTCGTGTTATCCTCAAGTAAATTGGATTGAAAACCAATCAAACACCGGATTTGCATGTGCAGCAAATACCGCAGTTCGAGAATGCGCTTCAAAGTGGGTACTGCTCCTAAACGATGATGTAGAACTTGTCGAGGATTTTAGCACCTACTTGTTGCCAATGCTGGATGACAACAAGTTGTTTGCAGTTGCTTTCCGATCAATTGACGAGCATGGCGCATTTCGCGAAGGGGCAAAAAGGCTCTCCTGGCGCTTCGGAATAGCAAAAATCTTTCATAATCCTTCAGACCAGAATTGGACAGGAATTGGAGTCGCGATGACGGCGTATGCCGTTGGCGGGCATGCGGTTTTCAATCGCGAGATCTTCACTCAACTGAATGGATTCGACGCATATTTTGCGCCGTTTTATTGGGAAGATGTCGATCTTTCGATTCGCGCGGCAAACACGGGACACCGGATTATCTACCTCGAATCATGCAAGGTGATGCATAGGCAAGATGGCGCAATAAAATCGTCTAGTTCATCGGCTCAGATTCGATATTACACATGGCGCAGCAGAATCAGATTCTCTTTGCGACATGCAAGTGGAATTCACCGAATCCTGTTGCCAATTGGTGTATCCTGGCATTTCTTGCAATCAATCGTTGTTGGTGATCTTGCCAGAACAAGAGCAATCGCGTCCTGTTTATATTCAAGCTCACGAGGATGA
- a CDS encoding glycosyltransferase family 9 protein, with protein MRSHFPSSRIGIVVSTLGYELLRHCPFIDDAFIYDKQGGSAGMVAYFSIIHSVRKWRPDCIVQLKRFRRNGIIGLLSGARFRCGFRTDGSAPFLTHSLPYREDVHVYTQNIQLLSLLGITECSEVRSELHLTETELSEARKWLNEQGIVREFSVAHFGGVTSGAAFLSLSARASVLKELNHDGYSVLIGSGDSEQRDATSLASMVPNSLVACNLPLRRTMAVMYFSSLFIGTNSGPMHIAAALGKNGVAFFNGDEKFRNDIKKWRPQFDGLKIIPVTPASADLDLIRQVNIALKRA; from the coding sequence GTGAGATCACATTTCCCATCCTCACGGATTGGTATTGTAGTAAGTACGCTTGGATACGAACTTCTTAGACACTGCCCCTTCATCGACGACGCTTTCATATACGATAAGCAAGGCGGCTCAGCCGGAATGGTCGCATACTTCTCAATCATTCATTCAGTAAGGAAGTGGCGGCCGGATTGCATCGTACAACTGAAGCGATTTAGGCGCAACGGGATTATTGGATTGCTGAGTGGTGCACGATTCCGCTGCGGATTCAGAACAGATGGAAGTGCTCCCTTCCTGACTCATTCATTGCCATATCGTGAAGACGTGCATGTATATACTCAGAACATACAGCTGCTTTCCCTGCTCGGTATCACAGAATGCAGTGAAGTACGATCTGAGTTGCACTTGACGGAAACTGAATTATCTGAAGCAAGAAAATGGCTGAATGAACAAGGCATTGTCCGCGAGTTTTCAGTTGCGCACTTTGGTGGAGTTACAAGTGGTGCTGCATTTCTGTCGCTCAGTGCACGTGCATCGGTCCTGAAAGAACTTAATCATGATGGATACTCTGTGCTCATAGGATCAGGTGACAGCGAGCAACGGGATGCGACTTCTCTTGCATCTATGGTGCCAAATAGTTTGGTTGCATGTAATTTGCCTTTGCGACGCACGATGGCAGTCATGTACTTCTCGTCATTGTTTATTGGCACAAATAGCGGCCCCATGCATATTGCAGCCGCACTCGGAAAGAACGGAGTTGCCTTCTTCAATGGTGATGAGAAGTTCAGGAATGACATCAAGAAGTGGCGGCCGCAATTCGACGGACTGAAAATCATCCCTGTGACACCTGCTTCCGCGGATCTGGATCTGATTCGTCAAGTCAACATAGCGTTGAAAAGAGCATGA
- a CDS encoding oligopeptide transporter, OPT family, translated as MDDKMSIREFRPYVSSGTNMAESTIRALVLGVVLGIVFTAANAYLGLYIGMTVSASIPAAVMSMFILRRMFRNGTILENNIVQTTASAGESMAAGIIFTIPALFIWNQTGRNVEIPSAWTIAYIALIGGALGILMMIPLRRMLIRDEHETLPYPEGTACAEVLIAGEKGGDHAKKVFWGLIVGAGYKLLTGAAVLRESASVFFKTPQKSYIGIDAIPALVGVGYIIGLRVSAIMLAGGLLSSVVLVPIIAFFGSSSVVPIFPATELISTLDSESIRSDYVRYIGAGAVTMGGILSLLKATPSLVRSLSRLRGNSRSIEGNKRTDRDLPPRAVLIGTVLVSLASWLLVPHVPIAIILVAVFGFIFVMVASRIVGIVGSSSNPVSGMTIATLLGTTLLFTALGIGGVEGMTAALLVGAIVCVAICCAGDMSQDLKTGFLLGATPAKQQIAEFIGLLGGLVVVGWVVHLLGSTYGFVADATHPKPLQAPQANLMAILIEGVMHGELQWSLIFFGMFIAAIVELFAVNSLAFAVGLYLPVGLSVGVMAGALVKHFRSSGVSESEDGGVLFSSGLIAGEALIGIGLALVATAGISISAFAGILGMAELPITALAYGTLVYMLWRSAK; from the coding sequence ATGGATGATAAAATGTCAATTAGGGAATTCCGTCCATATGTAAGCTCGGGGACCAATATGGCCGAGTCTACAATACGTGCGCTTGTACTCGGTGTCGTGCTTGGCATCGTATTTACGGCAGCAAATGCGTATCTGGGATTGTATATTGGAATGACAGTAAGTGCTTCCATTCCTGCGGCCGTAATGTCGATGTTCATACTGCGGCGTATGTTTCGAAACGGTACTATTCTTGAAAACAATATCGTTCAAACTACTGCCTCCGCCGGAGAATCAATGGCAGCAGGAATCATTTTTACGATTCCCGCGCTGTTCATTTGGAATCAAACCGGTAGAAATGTGGAGATACCAAGTGCATGGACCATCGCCTATATTGCCCTGATTGGTGGTGCACTTGGAATTCTTATGATGATCCCGCTTCGACGAATGCTGATTCGAGACGAGCATGAAACTCTTCCGTACCCGGAAGGAACTGCATGTGCAGAAGTCCTCATTGCCGGTGAAAAAGGCGGGGACCATGCAAAAAAGGTATTCTGGGGACTAATAGTTGGGGCCGGCTACAAATTGTTGACAGGAGCCGCTGTTCTTCGCGAGTCCGCAAGCGTTTTCTTCAAGACTCCGCAGAAATCATATATTGGCATTGATGCAATTCCTGCCTTGGTCGGTGTTGGATACATTATTGGGCTTCGCGTATCTGCGATCATGCTCGCGGGAGGACTCTTAAGTTCAGTGGTGCTCGTCCCAATAATTGCGTTTTTTGGCTCAAGCTCTGTCGTACCGATCTTCCCTGCAACCGAGCTCATTTCGACACTGGATAGCGAGTCCATACGATCCGATTATGTCCGTTATATCGGTGCAGGCGCAGTAACGATGGGTGGAATCCTGAGTCTGCTGAAGGCAACTCCGTCTTTGGTAAGATCTTTGTCAAGATTACGCGGCAACTCACGGTCAATTGAAGGCAATAAACGCACAGATAGGGACCTTCCGCCGCGAGCTGTTCTGATAGGCACCGTGCTGGTATCACTTGCGTCATGGCTGCTCGTCCCGCATGTACCCATCGCCATTATTCTTGTCGCGGTCTTTGGTTTCATTTTTGTCATGGTAGCGTCGCGTATTGTGGGAATTGTCGGTTCCTCTTCTAATCCGGTAAGCGGAATGACAATTGCAACTCTACTCGGCACTACACTTCTCTTTACGGCTCTCGGAATCGGCGGGGTAGAAGGCATGACTGCCGCACTGCTCGTTGGTGCGATTGTCTGTGTTGCAATTTGCTGCGCGGGCGATATGTCGCAGGACTTGAAAACCGGCTTTCTCTTGGGCGCGACTCCGGCTAAACAACAGATTGCGGAATTTATCGGCTTGCTTGGCGGATTGGTAGTTGTAGGTTGGGTCGTGCATCTACTCGGCTCTACCTATGGATTTGTGGCGGATGCGACACATCCCAAGCCTCTGCAAGCGCCTCAGGCCAATCTCATGGCCATTTTAATCGAGGGGGTTATGCATGGGGAGCTTCAGTGGAGCCTAATATTCTTTGGCATGTTCATCGCCGCAATTGTTGAGTTGTTTGCAGTGAATTCCCTCGCGTTTGCGGTTGGATTGTATCTGCCCGTCGGATTGTCGGTAGGTGTGATGGCTGGAGCCCTTGTGAAGCACTTCCGTTCAAGTGGTGTTTCGGAATCCGAAGACGGCGGTGTGCTATTCAGTTCCGGCTTGATTGCGGGAGAAGCATTGATAGGAATTGGCCTTGCGCTCGTTGCAACTGCCGGGATATCGATAAGTGCATTTGCCGGAATACTCGGGATGGCCGAACTGCCGATTACGGCACTCGCGTACGGTACATTGGTGTATATGCTCTGGCGATCAGCAAAATAG
- a CDS encoding glycosyltransferase family 9 protein yields MARREQQLDDGGKLAALLFRRLGDSLLATPALRSLKQSFPKSTVQVICERHVSRVFEHLDYVDDVTVVSGSPGIKELVQAIRSNVRSSVATVDFLSDPRTSLASLISGATVRVGIAKSWRRFAYTRAVSVQDIVRPEYSAIHKLRLAESLGAGSVDCMPDFRLDEESIENAERIMKSLVSRDEGIVSIYVTSRRDYKKWPMEKFKQVVHTIRSGYRIALVGAVSEYDDIAQFCDYARIERNAITLFTDLGEFGAFLQKCILFVGNDGGPKHLATAVGTPTVGIFQNDPWEYWTPPNSNRHLGVGGRGVTPEVSDVMDAIHVVLSSNA; encoded by the coding sequence ATGGCGAGAAGAGAACAACAACTTGATGATGGCGGAAAATTAGCCGCACTTCTCTTCCGACGCCTTGGCGACAGTCTTCTTGCAACTCCAGCGCTTCGAAGCCTGAAACAAAGTTTCCCAAAATCAACTGTTCAGGTCATCTGTGAACGGCATGTCAGCAGAGTGTTTGAGCACCTTGACTATGTTGACGATGTAACGGTTGTTTCTGGTTCACCGGGTATCAAAGAGCTTGTGCAGGCAATTCGAAGCAATGTCCGGTCGTCCGTAGCCACGGTGGACTTTCTCTCTGACCCTCGAACATCACTTGCCTCACTCATTTCCGGAGCAACAGTGCGCGTGGGAATAGCGAAGTCATGGCGCAGATTTGCCTATACACGGGCTGTAAGCGTTCAAGACATAGTTAGGCCTGAATATTCTGCGATTCATAAACTTCGCCTGGCGGAATCCCTTGGTGCGGGAAGTGTTGACTGCATGCCTGACTTTCGTTTGGATGAAGAGAGTATCGAAAATGCCGAACGAATTATGAAATCATTGGTTTCACGAGACGAAGGAATTGTTTCGATATACGTGACAAGCCGGCGGGATTACAAGAAGTGGCCTATGGAAAAGTTTAAACAAGTTGTGCATACGATTCGTAGTGGATATAGGATCGCTTTGGTGGGAGCAGTCAGTGAATACGACGACATTGCCCAATTCTGCGATTATGCACGTATTGAACGTAACGCAATTACGTTGTTCACAGACCTGGGTGAATTTGGCGCTTTTCTCCAAAAGTGCATTTTGTTTGTCGGAAACGACGGAGGCCCCAAGCATTTGGCAACGGCGGTTGGTACGCCGACTGTTGGCATTTTTCAGAATGACCCTTGGGAATATTGGACTCCGCCGAATTCAAACCGTCATCTGGGTGTCGGAGGAAGGGGTGTCACTCCGGAAGTGTCAGACGTAATGGATGCCATTCACGTCGTATTGTCCTCAAATGCGTGA
- a CDS encoding bifunctional metallophosphatase/5'-nucleotidase, with the protein MMYTLALLLPLFIGCMAQSRQLTILHTNDIHGQFLPSKAMWRADSALVGGFAALSGALDSVRLIDESCIYLDAGDLMTGNPICNIVADGVEGGALLKLLQLCDCDAAAVGNHEFDLGPEHAKKFLSNGELKWLCGNVVEKSSGASICDPYVILEENGLKVGVIGLLLTDLKSVVASHAVEPFEVQPIEQRAQVLIDEIDPITDVIILLTHNGFEQDKVLARSVTGADIIVGGHSHTRLSNPQVENGIIIVQAGSHLKHLGVLKIRVAKDEIVEHEGDLIELESNRYTPDASVSLLCNEYRQEIELVYGEIIANASETLTRAYSSTSSLGNLLCDLLRKHYNCDFAVINSGGIRKDLARGPIRKLDVVEMLPFFNTITLFEASGKDLATMINKQAVSFLDKDSEVLQVSGIAAEVTGESSESFSVNCFVDGSELDSSRTYRGVSIDYVLVSQPEKYLGFTPDNLENTGLLFSDFVTQELQKSTGPIAPDHQPRIYHANK; encoded by the coding sequence ATGATGTACACATTGGCCCTTTTACTGCCTCTTTTCATAGGCTGTATGGCACAAAGCCGACAATTGACTATACTTCACACAAATGACATTCATGGACAATTTCTTCCTTCAAAGGCTATGTGGAGGGCTGACAGCGCTCTTGTTGGAGGATTTGCAGCACTCTCAGGTGCGCTTGATAGCGTCCGGTTAATCGATGAGTCCTGCATCTATCTGGACGCAGGTGACTTAATGACCGGTAATCCAATCTGCAATATTGTTGCGGATGGAGTTGAGGGTGGAGCACTTCTTAAGCTCCTTCAATTGTGCGACTGCGACGCAGCCGCCGTTGGAAACCACGAGTTTGATTTGGGACCCGAACATGCCAAGAAATTCTTATCGAACGGAGAACTGAAGTGGCTTTGCGGAAATGTTGTGGAGAAGAGCTCCGGCGCGTCGATCTGCGATCCTTACGTAATCCTTGAGGAGAACGGCCTCAAAGTCGGTGTAATTGGATTGTTACTGACAGATCTTAAGAGTGTCGTCGCAAGCCATGCCGTCGAACCATTTGAAGTTCAGCCAATTGAACAACGGGCGCAAGTGCTTATCGATGAGATTGATCCAATCACTGATGTCATAATACTACTCACTCACAACGGGTTTGAGCAAGACAAAGTTCTTGCAAGATCTGTTACTGGTGCAGACATTATCGTCGGTGGTCACAGTCACACCAGGCTTTCAAATCCCCAAGTAGAAAACGGCATTATAATCGTGCAGGCGGGATCACACTTGAAACACCTCGGAGTCTTGAAAATCCGTGTTGCCAAGGATGAAATCGTAGAGCATGAAGGTGATTTGATTGAACTGGAGTCAAACCGATATACACCGGATGCAAGTGTTTCTCTCTTGTGCAATGAGTATCGCCAAGAAATTGAACTTGTGTATGGTGAAATCATAGCGAACGCCAGCGAGACACTTACTCGAGCATACTCATCTACAAGTTCCCTGGGGAACTTGCTGTGTGACTTACTGAGAAAACACTATAACTGCGATTTCGCCGTCATTAATTCCGGTGGAATTCGAAAGGACCTTGCACGAGGTCCCATACGAAAGCTTGACGTCGTTGAAATGTTACCGTTTTTCAATACGATCACGCTCTTTGAAGCAAGCGGCAAAGATTTGGCCACAATGATTAACAAACAGGCCGTAAGCTTTCTGGACAAAGACTCTGAGGTGCTCCAAGTGTCAGGTATTGCAGCCGAAGTTACCGGCGAATCATCTGAGAGCTTTAGTGTCAACTGCTTTGTCGATGGTTCGGAGCTTGATTCTTCGAGGACTTATCGCGGCGTTTCCATTGACTATGTCCTGGTTTCGCAGCCTGAAAAGTACCTGGGATTTACGCCGGATAATCTGGAAAACACCGGACTCCTTTTCAGTGATTTTGTAACACAGGAACTTCAGAAGTCGACCGGGCCAATAGCACCTGATCATCAGCCAAGGATATACCACGCAAACAAATGA
- a CDS encoding ABC transporter ATP-binding protein codes for MPLLSLKDVYAGYADGPDVLKGVSLSLENGECVAIVGVNGSGKSTLLRVIAGLCKPRKGIVTYTGKSNPAFLLQNPKQQMLCGTVREEIEYSMVMNYPDEPDLDGRVHAQLMRFGLQDRADLPPASLSGGQQQKLALAALLCREPELLLLDEPDSFLDGRSRSEFRSFLFSNFRAGIVWIVSRINELPPNARGLRLQSGTLVEV; via the coding sequence ATGCCATTGCTTAGTTTGAAAGATGTCTATGCCGGATACGCGGACGGACCGGATGTTCTAAAAGGTGTTTCACTTTCTCTTGAAAACGGAGAATGTGTTGCAATAGTCGGTGTGAACGGAAGTGGGAAGTCAACGTTACTGCGTGTAATTGCCGGGCTGTGCAAGCCAAGAAAAGGAATCGTCACTTATACCGGGAAGTCAAATCCCGCCTTTCTTCTTCAGAATCCGAAGCAACAGATGTTGTGCGGAACGGTGCGTGAAGAAATTGAGTATTCAATGGTGATGAATTATCCCGACGAGCCTGATTTGGACGGCAGAGTACACGCACAATTAATGCGATTTGGACTTCAAGATCGTGCGGATTTGCCGCCTGCATCACTTTCTGGCGGCCAACAGCAGAAGCTTGCACTTGCAGCTCTACTGTGCAGGGAACCTGAACTTCTTCTCCTGGATGAGCCAGACAGCTTTCTTGACGGCAGGTCACGATCCGAGTTCAGGTCATTTCTATTCAGCAACTTTCGGGCTGGCATTGTTTGGATTGTATCACGCATAAATGAGCTGCCTCCAAATGCTCGTGGCCTGCGGCTGCAATCAGGAACACTTGTGGAGGTCTGA
- a CDS encoding glycosyltransferase family 2 protein, with translation MKLPISLVIVTFNEEENLKRCLDAADFCSQIVVVDSGSTDGTIHVAEKAGATVLTRAWQGYGPQKNFAMEHATEPWILCIDADEVVSPELRGSIIEAFERESECDGFDINRHGVYSGQKINFSGWYPQWRTFLFRNGKAVWAGAEPHVIIQFRGGVKRRLKGDLYHFTYRSIDEHIRKNVSSARAASVAMFQNGRRPRWYDLVFRPAWAWVKSFIIQQGFRDGFLGLVIANGQFHYTFLKYAFLEERCRTMSNGEKRTTT, from the coding sequence ATGAAACTTCCGATTTCACTTGTTATCGTTACGTTTAACGAGGAAGAGAATCTTAAAAGGTGCCTTGACGCAGCGGACTTCTGTTCTCAAATTGTTGTAGTTGATTCGGGTTCCACTGATGGAACAATACACGTCGCCGAAAAGGCTGGTGCAACTGTCTTGACGCGTGCTTGGCAGGGATACGGACCGCAAAAGAACTTCGCCATGGAACACGCGACGGAGCCTTGGATACTCTGCATTGACGCTGATGAAGTCGTATCGCCGGAGCTGCGTGGTAGCATCATTGAAGCATTTGAACGTGAATCAGAGTGCGATGGATTTGATATCAACAGACACGGCGTCTACTCGGGCCAGAAGATTAACTTCTCCGGGTGGTATCCACAGTGGCGGACATTTCTGTTTCGGAACGGCAAGGCCGTTTGGGCTGGCGCAGAGCCTCATGTGATTATACAATTCAGAGGTGGAGTAAAGCGCAGATTAAAGGGGGATCTCTACCATTTCACGTATCGGTCCATCGACGAACACATTCGTAAGAACGTATCTTCAGCACGCGCGGCAAGTGTGGCTATGTTCCAGAACGGGCGAAGGCCCCGCTGGTATGATCTTGTGTTTCGGCCCGCGTGGGCATGGGTGAAAAGCTTTATCATTCAGCAGGGTTTTCGTGATGGCTTTCTAGGACTAGTTATTGCCAACGGCCAGTTTCATTATACATTTCTGAAATACGCATTTCTTGAAGAGCGTTGTAGAACGATGAGCAATGGCGAGAAGAGAACAACAACTTGA